In Spirochaetota bacterium, a single genomic region encodes these proteins:
- a CDS encoding TSCPD domain-containing protein — protein sequence MAVAATNADEVVKRIKGIDCQNGTSCPDQLAKAILAYRKTHAHENKKKKQPDRGI from the coding sequence ATGGCCGTAGCCGCCACGAATGCCGATGAGGTCGTAAAGCGTATCAAAGGCATCGACTGCCAGAACGGGACATCATGCCCCGATCAGCTGGCAAAAGCGATACTGGCGTACCGGAAGACACATGCGCATGAAAACAAGAAAAAAAAGCAGCCTGACCGCGGGATCTAA
- a CDS encoding TSCPD domain-containing protein: MSAKILVVPNNALLIPPFSVSCMASALLPMSFSVSGTADSFLLAAFSLLAVSFSLLTMDGSLLYVAVSFLTVAFSLLRVAGSLLMLATSLLKSARPVIPINYFFPRCVFAPALYTFPMSFTYRPEGTCSQEMTFDIIDGKVRGLKIRGGCRGNRRGLSALVEGVRAARMPQLAAAMDGRSRHECR; this comes from the coding sequence ATGTCCGCGAAAATCCTAGTTGTTCCGAATAACGCTTTATTGATCCCGCCGTTCTCTGTATCGTGCATGGCATCCGCTTTATTGCCGATGTCATTCTCTGTATCGGGAACGGCGGATTCTTTTTTGCTTGCGGCATTTTCTTTGTTGGCCGTGTCATTCTCTTTATTGACGATGGACGGCTCTTTATTGTACGTGGCGGTCTCTTTTTTGACCGTGGCGTTTTCTTTATTGAGAGTGGCAGGTTCTTTATTGATGTTGGCAACTTCTTTACTGAAATCGGCAAGACCGGTAATTCCGATAAATTATTTCTTTCCCCGTTGCGTCTTCGCGCCTGCACTATATACTTTCCCCATGTCATTCACCTACCGACCCGAAGGCACCTGCTCGCAGGAGATGACGTTCGATATCATCGACGGCAAGGTCAGGGGATTAAAGATACGCGGCGGCTGTCGTGGCAATCGCCGCGGGCTGAGCGCACTTGTCGAAGGCGTGCGTGCGGCACGGATGCCGCAGCTGGCGGCGGCCATGGATGGCCGTAGCCGCCACGAATGCCGATGA
- the rsgA gene encoding ribosome small subunit-dependent GTPase A has product MSIQRDDIGRVAAVDRGRFIIWNEHGEIPSELTGKFNFGIRSSEDIPTVGDWVSLQYHDNRHAARITHVLPRRTFLRRKCVGKDTEHQMIAANIDVAFIMQSCHFDFNVKRLDRYLIMVNDGHIEPVILLTKTDLVAPGAVEACIASIRQSGMSARVIAVSTVTGSGLDEFRGLLAPGMTYCLIGSSGVGKTTLINTLLGEDRYDTKAVSGTGEGVHTTTRRELVRLEGAMLIDTPGMRELGLVGAHEGLGETFDDIGALAAECRFTDCSHTAEPGCAVRKALTEGTLSEMHYESFMKLRKESEYHEMSHAEKREKDKAFGRFINNAKKDIGKKKRL; this is encoded by the coding sequence ATGTCTATACAACGAGATGACATCGGACGTGTAGCCGCTGTAGACCGTGGGCGGTTCATCATATGGAATGAGCACGGGGAGATACCCTCGGAACTCACGGGAAAATTCAATTTTGGCATCCGATCGTCAGAGGATATTCCGACGGTCGGGGACTGGGTGTCGCTCCAGTATCACGATAATCGTCATGCAGCGCGCATCACCCATGTTCTCCCGCGCAGGACGTTCCTCAGACGTAAGTGCGTCGGGAAAGACACAGAGCATCAGATGATCGCCGCGAACATCGATGTCGCCTTTATCATGCAGTCATGTCATTTTGATTTCAATGTGAAACGGCTCGATCGCTATTTGATCATGGTGAATGACGGCCATATAGAGCCGGTCATCCTGCTGACGAAAACGGATCTGGTCGCCCCCGGTGCCGTGGAGGCATGCATCGCATCGATACGGCAAAGCGGCATGTCGGCCAGGGTCATCGCCGTAAGCACAGTGACCGGCTCAGGTCTCGATGAATTCCGCGGCCTGCTCGCGCCGGGAATGACGTATTGCCTCATCGGATCGTCCGGCGTCGGGAAGACCACGCTCATCAACACGCTCCTCGGCGAGGACCGATATGACACCAAGGCGGTCAGCGGAACAGGTGAAGGCGTGCATACGACGACACGCCGAGAGCTTGTCCGTCTTGAGGGCGCCATGCTCATCGACACTCCGGGGATGCGCGAGCTCGGGCTTGTGGGGGCGCATGAAGGCCTCGGTGAGACCTTTGACGATATCGGCGCTCTCGCGGCAGAGTGCCGCTTTACCGACTGCAGTCACACGGCGGAACCCGGCTGTGCGGTGCGCAAAGCGCTTACGGAAGGGACGCTGAGCGAGATGCATTATGAGAGCTTCATGAAGCTCAGGAAAGAATCGGAATACCATGAGATGTCCCATGCCGAAAAACGGGAGAAGGATAAAGCGTTCGGGCGTTTCATCAATAATGCAAAAAAGGATATCGGCAAAAAAAAGCGTCTATAG
- a CDS encoding CsgG/HfaB family protein, producing MNAVLLSVVFASVLLPAGKTHVAVLDFAGRSGVSGIDAAAVSDFFRTDLVKTKSCIVVDRGNMQTLLKEQELQTTGCTETECAVRIGKILSVQYVCSGTLVKFGDKFVVSISLVNVENGQIEGSEREIVDNFNAIIGTSERLASKFGAQFNTLAERTPDAPKVSSLSTVAANETRKAAGETKPSIANEATKNAARSPSSTPEKKAVAAPGAPAVALKADTSSNSSAIPALILWESGILCDTFGALFSGMAVSRWALGALELSYYGTRTVNYSVYMNTGFWYSIGGVIGYGLGAVQQSAAHAVLQGPEMSFLGRISYTAGLMGITAASLLAWPSADIAMDNAVYTNSAQSWNSWVIASYITAGGGFLLAAIAPFLPGDRSRLGGSAVNDILLSAGVSLVDIGGVLLIRSSVSRKNAAENTILPSGAAPADLMNEAQGLRIAAISCTALGFIAVITGIYGDFGRTPSQTSLRFFPIQDGIGFAYSW from the coding sequence ATGAACGCAGTACTGCTGTCAGTGGTGTTCGCCTCCGTACTCCTGCCCGCCGGAAAGACGCATGTAGCCGTACTCGATTTTGCCGGGCGCTCCGGTGTGTCCGGTATCGATGCCGCCGCTGTTTCGGATTTCTTTCGTACCGATCTTGTGAAAACAAAGTCATGCATCGTGGTCGACCGCGGTAATATGCAGACGCTTCTCAAAGAGCAGGAACTTCAGACAACGGGCTGCACGGAAACGGAATGTGCCGTGCGTATCGGGAAGATACTGAGCGTTCAGTACGTCTGTTCCGGGACGCTCGTCAAGTTCGGCGATAAATTCGTCGTTTCAATATCGCTTGTCAATGTCGAGAACGGGCAGATAGAGGGGAGCGAACGGGAGATCGTCGATAATTTCAATGCCATCATCGGGACAAGCGAACGGCTTGCGTCAAAATTCGGCGCGCAGTTCAATACGCTCGCTGAACGAACGCCGGATGCCCCAAAAGTTTCATCCTTGAGCACCGTTGCCGCGAACGAAACACGGAAGGCCGCGGGCGAGACCAAACCGTCCATTGCCAATGAAGCGACGAAGAACGCGGCAAGATCGCCTTCGAGCACACCTGAAAAAAAAGCCGTCGCAGCACCCGGGGCACCCGCAGTTGCGCTGAAAGCCGACACTTCTTCAAACAGCTCCGCAATACCCGCACTGATATTATGGGAATCCGGGATACTATGCGACACGTTCGGCGCATTATTTTCCGGCATGGCAGTATCGCGATGGGCATTGGGCGCCTTAGAATTGTCCTATTATGGAACACGCACTGTGAATTATTCTGTATATATGAATACAGGTTTCTGGTATTCCATCGGCGGTGTTATCGGGTACGGGCTCGGAGCTGTTCAGCAGAGTGCAGCGCATGCGGTATTGCAGGGTCCGGAGATGTCTTTTCTCGGGCGCATTTCATATACCGCAGGGCTTATGGGAATAACAGCTGCCTCGCTCCTGGCCTGGCCGTCAGCTGATATCGCTATGGATAACGCAGTATATACGAATTCAGCGCAATCATGGAATTCATGGGTGATCGCTTCATATATCACAGCGGGGGGCGGTTTCCTGCTCGCGGCGATAGCACCGTTCCTGCCGGGCGACAGATCGCGGCTCGGAGGTTCAGCGGTCAATGATATCCTTCTCTCGGCCGGTGTTTCCCTCGTTGATATCGGCGGTGTATTGCTGATCCGTTCTTCTGTCAGCAGAAAGAACGCAGCAGAAAACACCATTCTGCCAAGCGGCGCAGCGCCCGCTGATCTGATGAATGAGGCGCAGGGGTTGCGGATAGCGGCGATATCCTGTACAGCACTTGGTTTTATCGCGGTGATCACCGGTATTTACGGGGATTTTGGCCGCACACCGTCGCAAACATCACTCAGGTTCTTCCCAATTCAGGACGGCATCGGATTCGCATATTCCTGGTAA
- a CDS encoding AraC family transcriptional regulator: protein MTTRCILPHMESDVIAAVEAVEDMSGGYVSYHDLSGALIPLLGRSRRLHAHAFCRAVKRAHEGRCMRFDVDMVRRTMTRSSNGFWKSCHAGVCEYVQPVGTFGILFIGPFTSRKKISCALSQQKGTAVSTRHVPLLRNDASIAALLSMIAREMLRRIAENSPASDRRRAVERFFSQRSCDDVHYTDLADTVGISGSRARQLVRTWYGRSFTRVITENRMRRACYLLASTEMPVRDIARSVGYADTDYFFKVFRKFTGATPLSYRKEQSIHRAVRFF from the coding sequence ATGACAACGCGATGTATACTCCCTCACATGGAGAGCGATGTCATTGCAGCTGTCGAAGCAGTGGAAGATATGAGCGGCGGATACGTGAGCTATCACGATCTGTCCGGCGCGCTCATACCCCTTCTCGGCCGTTCACGGCGGCTGCACGCACACGCGTTCTGTCGTGCCGTGAAACGGGCGCATGAAGGACGCTGCATGCGGTTCGATGTGGATATGGTTCGGCGTACGATGACACGATCATCGAACGGCTTCTGGAAATCATGCCATGCGGGCGTCTGTGAATATGTACAGCCGGTCGGGACATTCGGTATCCTGTTCATCGGTCCCTTCACCTCCCGCAAGAAAATATCATGCGCACTTTCACAGCAGAAGGGAACGGCGGTCAGCACGCGGCATGTGCCCCTGCTCCGAAATGACGCATCCATCGCGGCGCTGCTATCGATGATAGCGCGTGAAATGCTCAGGCGCATAGCGGAGAACTCGCCTGCATCGGACCGGCGGCGTGCCGTCGAGCGCTTCTTTTCACAGCGTTCGTGCGATGATGTGCATTACACTGACCTTGCGGATACGGTCGGCATATCGGGTTCGCGTGCGCGCCAGCTCGTGCGGACATGGTACGGGAGATCGTTCACCCGCGTCATCACGGAGAATCGTATGCGCCGCGCATGCTATCTTTTGGCATCGACCGAAATGCCCGTGCGCGATATCGCACGGAGCGTCGGCTATGCCGATACCGATTACTTCTTCAAGGTGTTCCGGAAATTCACCGGCGCAACTCCGCTTTCGTATCGGAAAGAGCAGAGCATTCACAGGGCGGTGCGCTTTTTTTAG
- a CDS encoding right-handed parallel beta-helix repeat-containing protein gives MSQTTSAVTAFVLAFTVRMLFAGDFAFIEASRTGAAAPLPSAVPVGAEEFTVPPPRAADDKNIVRISENADLNAKLSENADDNLQGLIDIFTYMKSRHGDAPSKLVLPRGVFRVKIGAKKELALLSMSDFTLDGNGATLLFSYRSPEDANVNPLHLLRISTCRDVKIHNLIMDWDWDIYPITSVAEVTRIDPDADSVSFRVYDMSDARKRQFDSCPSIYGDFQPFDYGRGAIGVQWVNTLGITSDAVMTRRWGSPAKKFFEEDTSWSSDEVTLKTVKEKRNWMRSFVKPGFQYLVRHYVYNTGAFWLVANTNLTLANVTVYSAPGMGIRGGEGKGHHTLLSNFRIMNKPGTYGKRYCTVAADGMNFGSTLGYLIIDNCRIENNLDDGINIHDKIHVSVTFTPGGREIVLNDFQWRTPFDVGDRIELQMPDRRPLDPPFIAIIVEKKIVPKSGAVNRYASLLLDRELPAIAADQKKIYVLNRSYDSGNYIIRDTTISGNKGRGMLLQSPNGTVDNCRVIGNRKHALDLESEMTSSWGEGYTPENIVIRSCTFENNNVETVWNQHRQSPVVRIGAVVGEYWKPEDDLAWGLLKNILFISNVINAYPSAVMQLTACENVIIFGNVFQNVTRVSTPGRERNGAIIVNYGRNIAVLNNRWGGENVEHRGIYYDTSRVKAEDIISRGNTAHAEILMKERETLKISLCGLRPESAYTLRITFRTGDDGGIYRVSDEAGMLTPAAVDTYSAQNGVKDVPFSFRSPKNTDVEMKLSFTCEGKNAASRNYYLKRYDGSGDNGKFSLTIIDR, from the coding sequence ATGAGCCAAACAACATCGGCCGTTACCGCTTTCGTTCTTGCCTTCACCGTGCGTATGCTTTTCGCCGGCGACTTCGCCTTCATTGAAGCGTCGAGAACAGGCGCTGCCGCGCCCCTGCCGTCGGCCGTACCCGTCGGGGCTGAGGAGTTCACCGTTCCCCCGCCGCGCGCTGCCGATGACAAGAACATCGTACGTATATCCGAGAATGCCGATCTGAACGCGAAGCTGAGCGAGAACGCGGATGATAATCTGCAGGGGCTCATCGATATTTTCACGTACATGAAAAGCCGTCACGGCGATGCGCCGTCCAAGCTCGTTCTGCCGCGCGGGGTGTTCCGGGTGAAGATCGGTGCAAAGAAGGAGCTCGCCCTCCTTTCAATGAGCGACTTCACGCTCGACGGGAACGGCGCAACGCTCCTCTTCTCGTATCGCTCACCTGAGGATGCGAACGTGAACCCGCTCCATCTCTTGAGGATCAGCACCTGCAGGGATGTGAAGATCCATAATCTTATCATGGACTGGGACTGGGATATCTATCCGATCACAAGCGTCGCCGAGGTGACCCGCATCGACCCCGATGCGGACAGTGTGAGCTTCCGCGTCTATGACATGTCCGATGCGCGAAAACGCCAGTTCGATTCCTGCCCGTCGATCTACGGCGACTTTCAGCCCTTCGACTACGGCCGCGGCGCGATCGGCGTGCAGTGGGTCAATACGCTCGGCATAACGAGCGATGCAGTCATGACACGGCGATGGGGCAGCCCCGCTAAGAAATTCTTCGAGGAAGACACCTCCTGGAGCAGCGACGAGGTCACCTTAAAGACCGTGAAGGAAAAACGGAATTGGATGCGCAGCTTCGTGAAGCCGGGGTTCCAGTACCTTGTACGCCACTATGTGTACAATACCGGCGCGTTCTGGCTCGTCGCGAACACGAACCTCACCCTTGCAAACGTTACGGTCTATTCTGCCCCGGGCATGGGGATACGCGGCGGTGAGGGCAAGGGGCATCACACCCTGCTCTCGAATTTCCGGATAATGAACAAGCCCGGCACCTACGGGAAGCGCTACTGCACCGTCGCGGCCGACGGCATGAATTTCGGGAGCACGTTGGGGTATCTCATCATCGACAATTGCCGCATCGAGAACAATCTGGACGACGGCATCAATATTCATGACAAGATACACGTATCGGTCACGTTCACGCCGGGCGGAAGGGAGATCGTGCTCAATGATTTCCAATGGCGCACGCCCTTCGATGTCGGCGACCGCATTGAACTGCAGATGCCCGATCGCAGACCGCTCGATCCGCCGTTCATCGCGATCATCGTTGAAAAGAAGATAGTGCCGAAGAGCGGGGCGGTCAATCGCTATGCATCGCTCCTGCTCGATCGCGAACTTCCGGCGATAGCAGCGGACCAGAAAAAGATATATGTGCTCAACAGGAGCTACGATTCCGGGAATTACATCATCCGGGATACGACGATCAGCGGCAACAAAGGCCGCGGCATGCTCCTGCAGTCGCCCAATGGAACGGTGGACAACTGCCGCGTCATCGGCAACCGCAAGCATGCGCTCGATCTCGAATCCGAGATGACCTCATCATGGGGCGAAGGCTACACACCCGAGAACATCGTGATTCGCAGCTGTACGTTCGAGAACAATAATGTCGAGACGGTGTGGAATCAGCACCGCCAGTCGCCGGTCGTGCGCATCGGCGCTGTCGTGGGTGAATACTGGAAGCCCGAAGACGATCTTGCCTGGGGACTCCTTAAGAACATACTTTTCATCAGTAATGTGATAAACGCATACCCGAGCGCGGTGATGCAGCTGACCGCATGCGAGAACGTCATCATATTCGGGAACGTGTTCCAGAACGTGACGCGCGTAAGCACCCCGGGGCGGGAACGCAACGGCGCCATCATCGTGAACTATGGACGCAACATAGCGGTGCTCAATAATCGCTGGGGCGGCGAGAACGTGGAGCATCGCGGCATCTATTACGATACATCGCGCGTCAAGGCGGAGGATATCATTTCCCGTGGCAACACCGCGCATGCTGAAATCCTCATGAAGGAGCGCGAGACGTTGAAGATCTCCCTCTGCGGACTGAGGCCGGAAAGCGCGTATACGCTTCGCATCACGTTCAGGACAGGCGATGACGGCGGCATATACCGTGTATCGGACGAAGCGGGCATGCTGACACCGGCAGCAGTGGACACCTACAGCGCGCAGAACGGAGTGAAGGATGTTCCCTTCTCGTTCCGATCGCCGAAGAACACCGATGTCGAAATGAAGCTCTCCTTTACCTGCGAGGGAAAGAACGCCGCGTCAAGGAATTATTACCTGAAACGATATGATGGCTCCGGGGATAATGGGAAATTCAGCCTCACTATTATCGATCGGTGA
- a CDS encoding M20/M25/M40 family metallo-hydrolase has protein sequence MKDIREKAVLSAAFIIVLAGVVMTFALHRPPKALGENAPPAKASAARAMKHVKALASRSRPTGSPGHERGFTYIVSQIASMGVALETKELFHVEDGKAYYLRNIIAVLKGTDTNAKAVCLAAHYDSVPFGPGAADDAAGCAVLLETMRALKQQAVTRDVVFLFADGEEGYNPGSGTKGAMLFAESHPLMSNIGFILNFDCRGSRGPVYMYETGPTNASVIPILASSGVRSFTSSLMASIYGSMPLGSDFTRFANKGVSGWNFAFTDRLQHYHTARDTPENLSIDTLTHSLDYTAGILARLNASLPRTSAELHYFDIAGLVVVHYPSFISPLLTVGGWIALAFLVFLCRKRLDRKAIVASFAGSIGVFAVITGITLGITAVLYLFRSFYLVYSSVPIATGLYMIAFGIYLRFSKSGTASVLAFSLVWGVLSVVFLFFMPGGNYLFVWPFLGSLILFAVDTFGNVQRIVSVLVRAIIAFAVILLWGGILLALHETLTCIFVFLTAGVFAIICGSFVPFIGGRQRGFAAMISIVLGALLAAGGTVFFRFSPEEPYFTSLVYTLDRDTGNAAWYSALTSDAWTSRVIPPGSAAKRVDAFVPYEKGVYPSAKAPVAALPEYSLSGARTGDVTRMTIRYRDYDYIVLTDDGGTITEAFLDGRRLPFRDGKFILRMIGRPRVEPVLTVRAAGAVRLRAIAHRYTLPENAGLSPMPADMMMLCNTPDFNKRLLKSGETMVKKTFVCAP, from the coding sequence GTGAAGGATATCCGTGAAAAAGCCGTACTGTCCGCTGCTTTCATCATCGTGCTTGCCGGCGTCGTAATGACGTTCGCGCTCCATCGCCCGCCGAAAGCGCTTGGCGAGAATGCGCCGCCCGCGAAAGCAAGTGCAGCACGCGCGATGAAGCATGTGAAGGCCCTTGCGTCCCGCTCCCGCCCGACGGGTTCGCCCGGGCATGAACGCGGCTTTACGTACATCGTGTCGCAGATCGCGTCCATGGGGGTTGCACTCGAAACGAAAGAGCTTTTTCATGTCGAGGACGGGAAGGCGTATTATCTCCGTAATATCATCGCCGTTCTGAAAGGGACGGACACGAATGCCAAAGCCGTCTGTCTTGCCGCGCATTACGATTCCGTGCCGTTCGGACCGGGAGCCGCCGATGATGCTGCAGGGTGTGCGGTGCTGCTTGAGACGATGCGGGCGCTGAAACAGCAAGCCGTTACACGGGATGTCGTTTTTCTTTTTGCCGACGGTGAGGAGGGATACAATCCCGGCAGCGGGACGAAAGGGGCGATGCTTTTTGCCGAGAGCCATCCGCTCATGTCGAATATCGGGTTCATCCTCAACTTTGACTGCCGCGGCTCGCGCGGACCGGTGTATATGTACGAGACGGGACCGACGAACGCATCGGTGATACCGATACTCGCATCATCGGGGGTGCGCTCGTTCACATCGAGCCTCATGGCATCCATTTACGGGTCAATGCCCCTCGGGAGCGATTTCACGCGCTTCGCGAACAAAGGTGTATCGGGATGGAACTTCGCGTTCACCGACCGATTGCAGCATTATCATACCGCGCGGGATACGCCGGAGAACCTTTCCATCGATACGCTTACGCATTCGCTCGACTACACCGCAGGGATATTAGCGCGTCTCAACGCATCTCTTCCCCGAACATCGGCGGAGCTCCATTATTTCGATATCGCCGGGCTTGTCGTTGTCCATTATCCATCGTTCATCTCGCCCCTTTTGACCGTCGGGGGATGGATAGCGCTGGCGTTCCTGGTGTTCCTCTGCCGTAAACGCCTCGATCGAAAAGCGATAGTCGCTTCGTTCGCAGGCAGCATCGGTGTGTTCGCCGTCATTACCGGGATAACCCTCGGCATTACGGCAGTCCTGTATCTTTTCCGGTCGTTCTATCTTGTCTATTCCAGTGTTCCCATCGCGACAGGACTTTACATGATAGCGTTCGGCATCTATCTGCGCTTTTCAAAGAGCGGGACAGCATCCGTGCTTGCATTCTCGCTCGTCTGGGGTGTGCTTTCCGTAGTATTCCTGTTCTTCATGCCGGGCGGCAATTACCTCTTCGTATGGCCGTTCTTAGGCTCGCTGATCCTGTTCGCGGTCGATACGTTCGGCAATGTGCAGCGGATAGTATCGGTGCTCGTTCGCGCCATTATTGCGTTCGCCGTCATACTGCTCTGGGGAGGGATACTGCTCGCTCTCCACGAAACGCTCACCTGTATTTTTGTTTTCCTCACCGCCGGCGTCTTCGCTATTATCTGCGGATCCTTCGTCCCGTTCATCGGTGGACGGCAAAGGGGTTTTGCTGCGATGATCTCCATCGTACTCGGTGCGCTTCTCGCGGCGGGCGGAACTGTCTTCTTTCGCTTCAGTCCCGAAGAGCCGTACTTCACCAGTCTTGTGTACACGCTTGACCGCGATACGGGGAATGCCGCATGGTATTCTGCGCTTACAAGCGATGCATGGACATCGCGCGTCATTCCGCCGGGAAGTGCGGCAAAGCGTGTCGATGCATTCGTTCCGTATGAGAAGGGCGTGTATCCTTCGGCGAAGGCGCCTGTCGCGGCATTGCCGGAATATTCGCTGTCGGGCGCGCGGACCGGCGATGTGACCCGTATGACGATACGATACCGTGACTATGATTATATCGTTCTTACCGATGACGGCGGTACCATCACGGAAGCGTTCCTGGACGGCAGGCGGCTTCCGTTCCGCGACGGGAAATTCATTCTCAGGATGATCGGCAGACCGCGCGTCGAGCCGGTGCTCACGGTGCGTGCGGCCGGTGCTGTTCGCTTGCGGGCGATCGCGCATCGATATACGCTTCCCGAGAACGCGGGTCTTTCACCGATGCCTGCAGACATGATGATGCTCTGCAACACACCGGACTTCAATAAGCGGCTCCTGAAAAGCGGTGAGACGATGGTGAAGAAGACATTTGTATGTGCTCCCTGA